One genomic window of Xanthobacter dioxanivorans includes the following:
- a CDS encoding branched-chain amino acid ABC transporter permease — MKNAIAFALILSGLAAAPSVLGMYYTTLIIPIIAYSIALLGLNLLFGYGGLLSFGHAMFMAVGAYASAVLGTKLGVRSFEVQLLVAMLASGTIAALIGLLCLRYATIFFSMLTLAFGMIFHSFLFKFYDLTGGESGISVARPSLFGMNFTSISKTAFLVGPFYWYVLGVFLAMFAIMAVIVSSPFGLALKAARDNERKTAFLGVGVFRVRYVAFVLSAVYCAVGGAILAVSIGAADPEQSFWTQSGNMIFIIILGGLGQLFGPIVGSLSFTLLQDALMANTQYWRFAMGAALALIIIFAPRGILGLITGLFERKR, encoded by the coding sequence ATGAAGAACGCGATCGCCTTCGCCCTCATCCTTTCCGGCCTCGCCGCGGCGCCGTCCGTGCTCGGCATGTACTACACGACGCTGATCATCCCCATCATCGCCTATTCCATCGCGCTGCTGGGGCTGAACCTGCTGTTCGGCTATGGCGGGCTTCTGTCATTCGGCCACGCCATGTTCATGGCGGTGGGGGCCTATGCCAGCGCGGTGCTGGGCACCAAGCTCGGCGTGCGCAGCTTCGAGGTGCAATTGCTCGTGGCCATGCTGGCGAGCGGCACCATCGCCGCGCTCATCGGCCTGCTGTGCCTGCGCTATGCGACCATCTTCTTCTCCATGCTGACCCTCGCCTTCGGGATGATTTTCCATTCCTTCCTGTTCAAATTCTACGATCTCACGGGCGGCGAATCCGGCATCTCCGTCGCCCGCCCCAGCCTGTTCGGCATGAACTTCACCTCCATCAGCAAGACGGCTTTCCTCGTGGGGCCGTTCTACTGGTACGTACTGGGGGTGTTCCTGGCGATGTTCGCCATCATGGCGGTCATCGTCTCTTCGCCCTTCGGGCTCGCGCTCAAGGCCGCGCGGGACAATGAGCGCAAGACGGCCTTCCTCGGCGTCGGCGTCTTCAGGGTGCGCTACGTCGCCTTCGTGCTCTCGGCGGTCTATTGCGCGGTGGGCGGCGCCATCCTCGCCGTGAGCATCGGGGCGGCCGATCCCGAGCAGTCCTTCTGGACACAGTCGGGCAACATGATCTTCATCATCATCCTCGGCGGGCTTGGCCAATTGTTCGGCCCCATCGTCGGCTCCCTGTCCTTCACGCTCCTTCAGGATGCGCTGATGGCCAACACCCAATACTGGCGCTTCGCCATGGGAGCCGCCTTGGCCCTGATCATCATCTTCGCGCCGCGCGGCATACTGGGGCTGATCACCGGCCTGTTCGAGAGGAAGCGCTGA
- a CDS encoding ABC transporter ATP-binding protein translates to MEMLLRAFGITKTYGAFTALSDISFDVSKGEVVAVVGPNGAGKTTLVSTLSGLYRPDSGDVIFEGRSVLGLGPAALALRGLARSFQLVTVYPTFTVEDMIAVGAFARAGETFRLWKPACLYKAERDEVREIAAAFGLSHRLSTPCSALSQGEKKLVDIASALTLRPRLMLLDEPTSGISSADKHRIMETLLDAARRCGVESLVLVEHDMDLISRYATRVIGLKAGQIVADMRPDAFFRDPEVIDTLVGKVPHHALG, encoded by the coding sequence ATGGAAATGCTGCTGCGCGCCTTTGGCATCACCAAGACATACGGGGCCTTCACCGCCCTGTCGGACATCTCGTTCGACGTAAGCAAGGGAGAAGTGGTGGCGGTCGTCGGCCCCAACGGCGCCGGCAAGACCACCCTCGTCAGCACCCTGTCCGGCCTTTACAGACCGGACAGCGGCGACGTGATCTTCGAGGGGCGCTCGGTGCTGGGCCTCGGCCCCGCGGCGCTGGCCCTGCGCGGCCTTGCCCGCTCGTTCCAGCTCGTCACCGTCTATCCCACCTTCACGGTGGAGGACATGATCGCCGTGGGCGCCTTCGCCCGCGCGGGCGAAACCTTCCGCCTGTGGAAGCCGGCGTGCCTCTACAAGGCCGAGCGCGACGAGGTGCGGGAGATCGCCGCCGCCTTCGGCCTCTCGCATCGCCTGTCCACCCCCTGCTCGGCGCTCTCGCAGGGCGAGAAGAAGCTGGTGGACATCGCCAGCGCCCTCACCCTGCGCCCGCGCCTGATGCTGCTGGACGAGCCCACCAGCGGCATTTCCAGCGCCGACAAGCACCGCATCATGGAAACGCTGCTGGACGCGGCGCGCCGCTGCGGCGTGGAGAGCCTCGTCCTGGTGGAGCACGACATGGACCTGATCTCCCGCTACGCCACGCGCGTGATCGGCCTGAAAGCCGGGCAGATCGTCGCCGACATGCGGCCGGATGCCTTCTTCCGCGATCCGGAGGTGATCGACACCCTCGTCGGCAAGGTACCCCATCATGCTCTCGGTTGA
- a CDS encoding ABC transporter ATP-binding protein has protein sequence MLSVEGVSVDIAGAPILHGVGLEVKEGEIVCLVGRNGAGKTTLLRTLMGQLKPRTGEIRWRGALISGRSPHHIARRGIGFSPEESEVFASLTVAQNIAFGTWTRPTARPAAERIALAYEVFPKLKTYMQRGGAELSGGERKMVSIARALALDPDLLLLDEPFEGLSPAIIPTIAAGITSIRAAGKAVLMAESNVQHIPEYVSRIHVIERGEIVFRGSLEAARSDPGVRGVVSGLA, from the coding sequence ATGCTCTCGGTTGAAGGCGTCAGCGTCGACATCGCCGGCGCCCCGATCCTCCACGGTGTTGGCCTGGAGGTGAAGGAGGGCGAGATCGTCTGCCTCGTCGGCCGCAACGGCGCGGGCAAGACCACCCTGCTGCGCACCCTCATGGGCCAGCTGAAGCCGCGGACGGGCGAAATTCGCTGGCGCGGCGCGCTTATCAGCGGACGGTCGCCGCACCATATCGCCCGGCGCGGCATCGGCTTCTCGCCGGAGGAGAGCGAGGTGTTCGCCAGCCTCACGGTGGCGCAAAACATCGCCTTCGGCACCTGGACCCGCCCTACCGCACGGCCCGCGGCGGAGCGCATCGCCCTCGCCTACGAGGTGTTTCCCAAGCTGAAGACCTACATGCAGCGCGGCGGCGCCGAGCTGTCCGGCGGCGAGCGCAAGATGGTGTCCATCGCCCGCGCGCTGGCGCTCGACCCGGACCTTTTGCTGCTCGACGAGCCGTTCGAGGGCCTCTCACCCGCCATCATCCCCACCATCGCCGCCGGTATCACCTCCATCCGTGCCGCGGGAAAGGCCGTTCTGATGGCGGAATCCAACGTGCAGCACATCCCCGAATACGTCTCGCGCATCCATGTCATCGAGCGCGGCGAGATCGTCTTTCGCGGCAGTCTGGAGGCGGCGCGGTCCGATCCCGGCGTGCGCGGGGTGGTCTCCGGCCTCGCCTGA
- the pdxR gene encoding MocR-like pyridoxine biosynthesis transcription factor PdxR, translated as MIPLHLDRSDASTLQEQIYEQVRAAILADTLRPGTPLPSSRELARELKVSRNTVVLAFERLAKEGYLAMRPGAGTFVCDMLPESCLGLACLDRPGGARTPSAPPSDEAPKPAGPAVVHPPVLLRAGALRMVQTGPTRLQVDFWYGSANSRNFPLREWRQLLLENLSRASGNLSGYGPPEGAIELRSAIATHVSANRAIPADPDQVIITAGAQEGFNLVSRLFVQPGVKIAVEDPCYAGAALVFSSYGGTLVPVPVDLGGLCTELLAGCGATLAYVTPSHQFPTGTTMSAGRRRELLSWAQRSGAYIIEDDYDSDFRYDGPPLAALAGLNGNTSVIYLGTFSKSIGAGLRIGYAVVPKQLVGPIRHAKSIASYGHPWIDQIVLADFIAQGRFARHVRRIRQTYSEARQTLVESLTEHFGTARISGAEAGMHVMWTLPDHFPSVQEVAQLAAEEGVGVYTLEAAGAHEIGPSRYPRALVLGYAALTPEAIRTGIARIARTLKRAGVDLTPRYGRVRRSSLLSHGGAP; from the coding sequence ATGATTCCGCTGCATCTCGACCGCTCGGACGCCTCGACGCTACAGGAGCAGATCTACGAACAGGTGCGCGCCGCCATCCTCGCCGACACGCTCCGGCCCGGAACGCCGCTGCCCTCGTCGCGGGAGCTGGCGCGGGAGCTGAAGGTTTCGCGCAACACCGTGGTGCTCGCTTTCGAGCGGCTGGCGAAGGAGGGCTATCTCGCCATGCGGCCGGGCGCGGGAACCTTCGTCTGCGACATGCTGCCCGAATCCTGCCTGGGGCTTGCCTGCCTCGACCGGCCCGGTGGTGCGCGCACGCCGTCCGCGCCGCCTTCGGATGAGGCACCGAAACCGGCAGGACCGGCGGTGGTGCACCCGCCCGTGCTGCTGCGCGCAGGGGCCCTGCGCATGGTGCAGACCGGCCCCACACGGTTGCAGGTGGATTTCTGGTACGGCAGCGCCAACAGCCGCAATTTCCCACTGCGCGAGTGGCGGCAGCTGCTGCTGGAAAACCTGTCGCGCGCCAGCGGCAACCTTTCAGGCTATGGCCCGCCGGAAGGCGCCATCGAGCTGCGCAGCGCCATCGCCACGCATGTCTCCGCCAACCGGGCGATCCCGGCCGATCCGGACCAGGTGATCATCACCGCCGGGGCGCAGGAGGGCTTCAACCTCGTCAGCCGCCTGTTCGTGCAGCCGGGCGTGAAGATCGCGGTGGAGGACCCGTGCTATGCGGGCGCGGCGCTGGTCTTCTCCAGCTATGGCGGCACGCTCGTGCCGGTGCCGGTGGACCTGGGCGGCCTGTGCACGGAACTGCTCGCCGGCTGCGGGGCGACCTTGGCCTACGTGACGCCGTCCCACCAGTTCCCCACCGGCACCACCATGAGCGCCGGTCGCCGGCGCGAACTGCTTTCGTGGGCGCAGCGCAGCGGCGCCTATATCATCGAGGACGATTACGACAGCGACTTCCGCTATGACGGCCCGCCGCTCGCGGCGCTGGCGGGGCTCAACGGCAACACGTCGGTGATCTATCTTGGCACCTTCTCGAAATCCATCGGCGCGGGGCTGCGCATCGGCTACGCCGTGGTGCCGAAGCAACTCGTCGGACCCATCCGCCACGCCAAGAGCATCGCCAGCTACGGGCATCCGTGGATCGACCAGATCGTGCTCGCCGACTTCATCGCGCAGGGCCGATTCGCCCGCCATGTGCGGCGCATCCGGCAGACCTACAGCGAGGCGCGCCAGACGCTGGTAGAGAGCCTGACGGAGCATTTCGGCACCGCCCGAATCTCCGGCGCCGAGGCCGGGATGCATGTGATGTGGACGCTGCCGGATCATTTCCCCTCTGTGCAGGAGGTGGCGCAGCTGGCGGCCGAGGAAGGGGTGGGCGTCTATACGCTGGAGGCGGCCGGCGCGCACGAGATCGGGCCGTCCCGCTATCCGCGTGCCCTCGTGCTGGGCTACGCCGCGCTCACGCCGGAGGCGATCCGCACCGGCATCGCCCGCATCGCCCGCACGCTCAAGCGGGCCGGCGTGGACCTCACCCCGCGCTACGGCCGGGTGCGGCGGAGTTCGCTCCTCAGCCACGGCGGCGCGCCCTGA
- a CDS encoding type IIL restriction-modification enzyme MmeI, with protein MHFNGGLFDGRRALPLDEGDIGLLIAADSLDWSLIDPTIFGTLFERFLDPKKWAQIGAHYTDADKIGRIIDPVILRPLRGQWSVGEGEGG; from the coding sequence ATGCACTTCAACGGAGGCCTGTTCGACGGTCGTAGGGCGCTGCCGCTAGACGAAGGCGACATCGGCCTTCTGATCGCCGCCGATAGCCTCGATTGGAGCCTGATCGACCCAACCATCTTCGGCACGCTGTTCGAGCGGTTCCTTGATCCGAAAAAGTGGGCTCAGATCGGCGCCCACTATACCGACGCAGACAAAATTGGCCGGATCATCGATCCTGTGATCTTGCGGCCGCTTCGCGGTCAGTGGTCAGTGGGAGAAGGCGAGGGCGGGTGA